A part of Rhinatrema bivittatum chromosome 16, aRhiBiv1.1, whole genome shotgun sequence genomic DNA contains:
- the LOC115077711 gene encoding olfactory receptor 476-like: MAYDRYVAICNPLRYPLMMNKRICILLVAASWLGGCLDEVPFEIFISQFSYCGSNEINHFFCDPNALLKLSCSDTHNFEILALSEGTVISLIPFLLTLSSYIFIIRTVLKIHHSDGRSKAFSTCSSHLTVILLFYGTLICVYLRPSSMQSPKQDKMFALLYTVLTPMLNPLIYSLRNQEVKNALRKMIIRK; encoded by the coding sequence ATGGCCTATGACCGCTATGTGGCAATCTGCAACCCCTTACGATATCCACTTATGATGAATAAAAGGATCTGTATTTTATTAGTGGCTGCTTCATGGTTAGGTGGCTGTCTGGATGAAGTTCCTTTTGAAATTTTCATATCTCAGTTCTCCTATTGTGGATCTAATGAGATCAACCACTTCTTCTGTGACCCCAATGCACTGCTAAAGTTATCCTGCAGTGATACACACAACTTTGAAATACTTGCACTTTCTGAAGGAACAGTTATATCTCTCATCCCATTTCTTCTAACTCTATCATCCTACATCTTTATCATTAGAACTGTCCTGAAAATCCATCATTCTGATGGGCGaagcaaggccttctccacctgctcttCCCACCTCACAGTCATTCTTTTATTCTATGGGACATTAATCTGTGTCTATTTGAGGCCAAGCTCAATGCAATCACCAAAGCAAGATAAAATGTTTGCCCTCCTGTACACAGTACTCACTCCCATGCTAAACCCCCTGATTTATAGTCTGAGAAATCAAGAAGTTAAAAATGCCCTCAGAAAAATGATCATTAGAAAATAA